In Cervus elaphus chromosome 7, mCerEla1.1, whole genome shotgun sequence, the following proteins share a genomic window:
- the LOC122697245 gene encoding complement C4-like gives MRLLWGLIWASGFFALSLQKPRLLLFSPSVVRIGVPLSVAVKLQDAPSGQVVRGSVFLRNPSHVNELCSRKVDFSLSSDRDFILLNLPIPQERARICRLHLLRGAPKVQLMVQSSWLRDSLSKQTDMQGVNLLFSSRRGHLFLQTDQPVYNPGQRVRYRVFALDQKMRPATDILTVTVENSQGFRVRKREVVAPSSIFQDNFLIPDISAPGTWKISARFSDSLDSNSSTQFEVKKYVLPNFEVKIIPENPYILTTPGFLSDIQVVIQARYIYGKPVQGVAYVRFGLLGEDGEKTFLRGLESQTKLVDGQCQISLQKAEFQGVLEKLHISINDLPGLRLYVAAAVIESPGGELEEAELTSWRFVSSPFSLDLSKTKQQLIPGVPFLLQARVRDMSGSPASGIPVKVSAKLFSGSTSKNEDFERNTDGSGQVIVSIGVPPTISEVQLSVSAGSPYPAVGGLSVKAPLSRSSGFLSIEWQNPRPLKVGETLNLNLQAVGISGSFSHFYYMILSRGQIVSVHREPKRHLTSISVFVDHHLVPSFHLVAFYYHGGVPVANSLRVDVQAGTCEGKLELNVDSSKAYRPGDTVKLNLQTESRALVALGAVDTALYAVGGKSHKPLDMVKVFEAMNSYDLGCGPGGGDSAPQVFKAAGLAFSDGDHWTEIRKSLSCPKESKPRKKRNVNFQKAINEKLGQYTSPEAKRCCLDGLTQLPMVRTCEQRANRVQPPACREPFLSCCQFAESLRKKARTRGQVGLARAMELLREEDLIEEDDIPVRSFFPENWLWKVEEVDRSSQLRLLLPDSLTTWEIHGVSLSKSTGLCVATPARLRVFREFHMHLRLPLSVRRFEQLELRPVLYNYLDRDLTVSVHVSPVEGLCLAGGGGLAQQVQVPAGSARPVGFSVVPIAAAAVSLKVVARGSLDFPVGDAISKILQVEREGAIHREEMVYELNPLDPRGRTLEIPGNSDPNIIPEGDFKSVVSVTASDPLEALGSEGALSPGGVASLLRLPQGCGEQTMTLLAPTLAASRYLDKTEQWSMLPPETKDRAVDLIQKGYTRIQEFRKGDGSYGAWLHRDSSTWLTAFVLKILSLAQDQVGGSPEKLQETAMWLLSQQRDDGSFHDPHPVMDRSMQGGLVGSDETVALTAFVVIALHHGLAVFPDKNSEQLRRVENSISRANTFLGAKVTSGLLGSHASAITAYALSLTEAPEALRSVAHNNLMAMAQDIGDMLYWGSVTTSPSNVLSPTLAPRSPADPIPQAPALWIETTAYGLLHLLLWEGKAELADQAASWLTRQGSFQGGFRSTQDTVMALDALSAYWIASHTTEEKGLNVTLSSLGRSGLKSHVLQLTNHQVDKLEEELQFSLGSKINVEVGGNSKGTLKVLRSYNVMDMTNTTCQDLQIEVTVMGHVEYTMEAEEDYQEYEYEDSPAGDDPEAHSRPVTPLQLFDGRRNRRRREAPKAAEERESRVQYSVCIWRTGKVGLSGMAIADITLLSGFHALRADLEKLTSLSDRYVSHFETEGPHVLLYFDSVPTSRECVGFGAVQEVPVGLVQPASAVLYDYYNPEHKCSVFYGAPRKSKLLSTLCSADVCQCAEGKCPRQRRALERGQQDMEGYRMKFACYSPRVDYAFQVKVLREDSRAAFRLFETHITQVLHFTKDAKATANQTRNFLVRASCRLQLEPGKEYLIMGLDGATYDLKGDPQYLLDSNSWIEEMPSKRMCQSTRHRTPCAQLNSFLEEYGMQGCQV, from the exons ATGAGGCTGCTCTGGGGTCTGATCTGGGCGTCTGGCTTCTTCGCCTTGTCTCTGCAGAAGCCCAG GTTGCTCCTGTTTTCTCCTTCTGTGGTTCGCATAGGGGTCCCCCTGTCTGTGGCCGTGAAACTCCAGGATGCTCCTTCAGGACAGGTGGTGAGAGGATCCGTGTTCCTGAGGAACCCATCCCACGTTAATGAGCTCTGCTCCCGGAAGGTGGATTTCAGCCTCAGCTCAGACAGAGACTTCATACTCCTCAACCTCCCG ATTCCGCAGGAACGGGCCAGGATCTGTCGCCTCCATCTCCTCCGCGGAGCCCCCAAGGTCCAGCTGATGGTGCAGTCATCATGGCTAAGGGACTCTCTGTCCAAACAGACAGACATGCAGGGTGTCAACCTGCTGTTCTCCTCTCGCCGGGGGCACCTCTTTCTGCAGACTGACCAGCCCGTTTATAACCCTGGCCAGCGGG TTCGCTACCGAGTCTTTGCTCTGGATCAGAAGATGCGCCCGGCCACTGACATCCTCACGGTCACGGTGGAG AACTCTCAAGGCTTCCGTGTGCGGAAAAGGGAAGTGGTTGCTCCCTCCTCCATCTTCCAGGACAACTTTTTGATCCCAGACATCTCAGC GCCAGGAACATGGAAAATCTCAGCCCGATTCTCAGACAGCCTGGATTCCAATAGCAGCACCCAGTTTGAGGTGAAGAAATACG ttcttcccaactttgAGGTGAAGATCATCCCTGAAAACCCCTACATCCTGACGACACCTGGCTTTCTTAGTGACATCCAAGTGGTCATCCAGGCCAG GTACATCTACGGGAAGCCAGTGCAGGGGGTGGCATATGTGCGCTTTGGGCTCCTGGGTGAGGACGGTGAAAAGACTTTCCTGCGGGGCCTGGAGAGTCAGACCAAG CTGGTGGATGGCCAGTGCCAAATTTCCCTCCAAAAGGCTGAGTTTCAGGGTGTGCTGGAGAAGCTTCATATTAGCATTAATGACCTCCCAGGGCTGCGCCTCTATGTTGCGGCAGCCGTTATTGAGTCTCCAG GAGGAGAGTTGGAGGAGGCAGAGCTCACGTCCTGGCGTTTCGTGTCATCTCCTTTCTCCTTGGATCTAAGCAAAACCAAGCAGCAGCTTATACCCGGGGTCCCCTTCCTGCTGCAG GCCCGGGTCCGTGACatgtcaggctccccagcctctggcatCCCCGTCAAAGTGTCTGCCAAGTTGTTTTCTGGATCTACTTCTAAAAACGAGGACTTTGAACGGAACACAGATGGGAGTGGCCaagtcattgtttccattggTGTTCCTCCAACCATCTCAGAAGTGCAGCTCTCG GTGTCTGCAGGCTCCCCCTACCCTGCTGTAGGTGGTCTCAGCGTGAAAGCCCCCCTGTCCAGAAGCTCTGGGTTTCTGTCCATTGAGTGGCAGAATCCTCGACCTCTTAAAGTTGGAGAGACTCTTAACCTAAACCTGCAGGCCGTGGGCATCAGTGGGAGCTTCTCACACTTCTACTACATG ATCCTGTCCCGGGGCCAGATCGTGTCTGTCCATCGAGAGCCCAAGAGACACCTGACCTCCATCTCCGTGTTTGTGGACCATCACCTGGTGCCCTCCTTCCACCTCGTGGCCTTCTACTATCATGGGGGTGTCCCGGTGGCCAACTCCCTGCGAGTGGACGTCCAGGCTGGAACCTGTGAGGGGAAG CTGGAGCTGAACGTAGACAGTTCCAAGGCGTATCGTCCTGGGGACACTGTAAAACTCAACCTGCAAACAGAGTCTCGAGCCCTGGTGGCCCTGGGAGCTGTGGACACGGCACTGTATGCTGTGGGTGGCAAGTCCCACAAACCCCTCGACATGGTCAAG GTCTTCGAAGCTATGAACAGCTATGACCTTGGCTGTGGTCCTGGTGGTGGAGACAGTGCCCCTCAAGTGTTCAAGGCAGCCGGTCTGGCCTTTTCTGATGGAGACCATTGGACTGAAATCAGAAAGA GTCTGAGCTGTCCGAAGGAGTCAAAGCCTCGGAAAAAGAGAAACGTGAACTTCCAAAAGGCAATTAATGAGAAGT TGGGCCAGTACACTTCCCCCGAAGCCAAGCGCTGCTGCCTCGACGGGCTGACGCAGTTGCCCATGGTGCGCACCTGTGAGCAGCGGGCAAACCGGGTACAGCCGCCGGCCTGCCGCGAGCCCTTCCTGTCCTGCTGCCAGTTTGCTGAGAGCCTGCGCAAGAAGGCCCGGACCAGGGGCCAGGTGGGCCTGGCCCGAG CCATGGAGCTCCTGCGGGAGGAGGACCTGATTGAAGAGGATGACATCCCCGTGCGCAGCTTCTTCCCCGAGAACTGGCTTTGGAAAGTGGAAGAAGTGGACCGCTCATCCCA ATTGCGACTGCTGCTGCCAGACTCTCTGACCACGTGGGAGATCCACGGCGTGAGCCTGTCCAAAAGCACAG GCTTGTGTGTGGCCACCCCGGCCAGACTCCGAGTGTTCCGTGAATTCCACATGCACCTCCGCCTGCCGCTCTCTGTCCGCCGCTTTGAGCAGCTCGAGCTGCGACCAGTCCTCTACAACTACCTGGATAGAGATCTGACC GTGAGCGTCCACGTGTCCCCAGTGGAGGGGCTGTGCCTGGCCGGGGGCGGAGGGCTCGCCCAGCAGGTGCAGGTGCCCGCGGGCTCTGCCCGGCCCGTTGGCTTCTCTGTGGTGCCCATCGCAGCTGCTGCCGTGTCCCTGAAGGTGGTGGCTCGAGGATCCTTAGATTTCCCAGTGGGGGACGCAATATCTAAGATTCTACAGGTCGAG AGAGAAGGGGCCATTCACAGGGAGGAGATGGTCTATGAACTCAACCCCCTGG ACCCCCGAGGCCGAACCTTGGAAATTCCTGGAAACTCTGATCCCAATATTATCCCTGAAGGAGATTTCAAGAGTGTCGTCAGCGTCACAG CCTCGGATCCACTGGAAGCTTTGGGCTCTGAGGGGGCCTTGTCACCAGGAGGCGTGGCCTCCCTCCTGAGGCTTCCCCAAGGCTGCGGGGAACAAACCATGACCCTGTTGGCTCCAACACTGGCTGCTTCCCGCTACCTGGACAAGACCGAGCAGTGGAGCATGCTGCCTCCTGAGACCAAGGACCGCGCCGTGGATCTCATCCAGAAAG GCTACACGCGGATCCAGGAGTTTCGAAAAGGAGATGGTTCCTATGGGGCTTGGTTACATCGGGATAGTAGCACCTG GCTCACGGCCTTTGTGCTGAAGATACTGAGTTTGGCCCAGGATCAGGTAGGCGGCTCACCAGAAAAGCTGCAGGAGACGGCCATGTGGCTGCTGTCGCAGCAACGGGATGATGGCTCATTCCATGACCCCCATCCAGTAATGGATAGGAGCATGCAG GGAGGCTTAGTGGGAAGCGATGAGACTGTGGCGCTCACAGCCTTCGTGGTCATTGCCCTTCACCACGGGCTGGCGGtcttcccagacaagaattcaGAGCAGTTGAGGAGAGTG GAAAATTCCATCTCAAGAGCAAACACCTTCTTGGGGGCGAAAGTAACTTCTGGGCTCCTGGGCTCCCACGCCTCCGCCATCACGGCCTACGCCCTGTCACTGACCGAGGCCCCCGAGGCCCTGCGGAGTGTTGCCCACAACAACCTCATGGCCATGGCCCAGGACATTGGTG ATATGCTGTACTGGGGCTCAGTCACTACTTCTCCAAGCAACGTCCTGTCACCCACTCTGGCTCCTCGCAGCCCAGCAGACCCCATTCCCCAGGCCCCGGCCCTGTGGATTGAAACCACGGCCTACGGCCTGTTACACCTGCTGCTATGGGAGGGCAAAGCTGAATTGGCTGACCAGGCTGCATCCTGGCTGACCCGCCAAGGCAGCTTCCAAGGGGGATTCCGCAGCACCCAG GACACTGTTATGGCTCTGGATGCCCTGTCTGCATACTGGATCGCGTCCCACACCACCGAGGAGAAGGGGCTCAACGTGACCCTCAGCTCCTTGGGCCGCAGTGGGCTCAAGTCCCACGTGTTGCAGCTGACCAACCACCAAGTTGAcaagctggaggaggagctgcaG TTTTCCCTGGGAAGCAAGATTAACGTGGAGGTGGGAGGAAACAGCAAAGGAACGTTGAAG GTTCTTCGAAGCTACAATGTTATGGACATGACAAACACGACCTGCCAGGATCTTCAGATTGAAGTGACAGTCATGGGCCACGTCGAGTACACGA TGGAGGCTGAGGAAGACTACCAGGAATACGAGTATGAGGACTCTCCAGCGGGGGATGACCCCGAGGCACACTCCCGGCCCGTGACACCCCTGCAGCTATTTGACGGTCGGAGGAACCGCCGTAGGAGGGAGGCCCCCAAGGCAGCTGAGGAACGGGAATCCAGGGTGCAGTACTCTGTGTGCATCTG GCGGACTGGCAAGGTGGGGCTGTCGGGCATGGCCATTGCGGACATCACCCTCCTGAGTGGATTCCATGCCCTGCGGGCTGACCTGGAGAAG CTGACCTCCCTCTCCGACCGTTACGTGAGCCACTTTGAGACCGAGGGTCCCCACGTCCTGCTGTACTTCGACTCG GTCCCCACCTCCCGGGAGTGCGTGGGCTTTGGAGCGGTGCAGGAGGTGCCCGTGGGGCTGGTACAACCAGCCAGTGCCGTCCTGTATGACTACTACAACCCTG AGCACAAATGTTCTGTGTTTTATGGGGCACCACGTAAGAGCAAACTCTTGTCCACGTTGTGCTCTGCGGATGTCTGCCAGTGTGCTGAGG GGAAGTGCCCTCGACAGCGCCGGGCCCTGGAGCGTGGGCAGCAGGACATGGAGGGTTACCGGATGAAATTCGCCTGCTACTCTCCCCGAGTGGACTACG CCTTCCAGGTTAAGGTTCTCCGAGAAGACAGCAGGGCCGCTTTCCGCCTCTTTGAGACCCATATCACCCAAGTCCTGCATTTCA CCAAGGATGCCAAGGCCACCGCTAATCAGACCAGAAACTTCCTGGTCCGAGCCTCTTGCCGCCTTCAGTTGGAACCTGGGAAAGAATATCTGATCATGGGTCTGGATGGGGCCACTTACGACCTCAAGGGAGA CCCCCAGTACCTGCTGGACTCAAACAGCTGGATCGAGGAGATGCCCTCCAAGCGCATGTGCCAGAGCACCCGCCATCGGACACCCTGTGCCCAGCTCAACAGCTTCCTCGAGGAGTATGGTATGCAGGGCTGCCAGGTGTGA
- the LOC122697256 gene encoding helicase SKI2W-like — protein sequence MTTAVQELLRLAQAHPTGPPTLDPVNDLQLKDVSVVEGGLRAWKLEELIRGAQCMHSPRFPAQYLKLRERMQIQKEMERLRFLLSDQSLLLLPEYHQCSEPWGKWTRRAP from the exons ATGACCACTGCTGTCCAGGAACTGCTACGACTGGCTCAGGCGCACCCCACAGGACCCCCCACCCTCGACCCTGTCAATGACCTGCAGCTCAAGGATGTGTCTGTGGTCGAAGGGGGGCTCCGGGCCTGGAAGCTGGAGGAGCTGATCCGGGGGGCTCAGTGCATGCACAGTCCCCGTTTCCCTGCCCAG TACCTGAAGCTGCGGGAGCGGATGCAGATCCAGAAGGAGATGGAGCGGCTGCGCTTCCTGCTGTCAGACCAGTCACTGCTGCTGCTCCCAGAGTACCATCA GTGCTCCGAACCCTGGGGTAAGTGGACGAGGCGGGCACCGTGA
- the LOC122696798 gene encoding LOW QUALITY PROTEIN: complement C4-A-like (The sequence of the model RefSeq protein was modified relative to this genomic sequence to represent the inferred CDS: inserted 5 bases in 4 codons; substituted 2 bases at 2 genomic stop codons) produces the protein MRLLWGLIWASGFFALSLQKPRLLLFSPSVVRVGVPLSVAVKLQDAPSGQVVRGSVFLRNPSHVNELCSPKVDFSLSSDRDFILLNLPIPQERARICRLHLLRGAPEVQLMVQSSWLRDSLSKQTDMQGVNLLFSSRRGHLFLQTDQPVYNPGQRVRYRVFALDQKMRPATDILTVTVENSQGFRVQKREVVAPSSIFQDNFLIPDISAPATXKISAQFSHSLDSNSSTQFEVKKYILPNFEVKIIPENPYILTTPGFLSDIQVIIQARYIYGKPVQGVAYVRFGLLGEDGEKTFLRGLESQTKLVDGQCQISLQKAEFQGVLEKLHISINDLPGLRLYVAAAVIESPGGKMEETELTSSHFVSPPFSLDLSKTKQQLIPGVPFLLQARVRDMSGSPASGIPVKVSAKLFSGSTSKNEDFERNTDGSGQVIVSIGVPPTISEVQLSVSAGSPHPAIGGLSVKAPLSRSSGFLSIEWQNPRPLKVGETLNLNLQAVGISGSFSHXYYMILSRGQIVSVHREPKRHLTSISVFVDHHLVPSFHLVAFYYHGGVPVANSLRVDVQAGTCEGKLELNVDSSKAYRPGDTVKLNLQTESRALVALGAVDTALYAVGGKSHKPLDMVKVFEAMNSYDLGCGPGGGDSAPQVFKAAGLAFSDGDHRTEIRKSLFREFHMHLRLPLSVRRFEQLELRPVLYNYLDRDLTVSVHVSPVEGLCLAGGGGLTQQVQVPAGSAWPVGFSVVPIAAAAVSLKVVARGSLDFPVGDAISKILQVEREGAIHREELVYELNPLDPXSRTLEIPGNSDPNIIPEGDFKSVVRVTASDPLEALGSEGALSPGGLASLLRLPQGCGEQTMTLLAPTLAASRYLDKTEQWSMLPPETKDRAVDLIQKGYTRIQEFRKGDGSYGAWLHRDSSTWLTAFVLKIQSLAQXQVGGSPEKLQETAMWLLSQQRDDGSFHDACPVIHREMQGGLVGSDETVALTAFVVIALHHGLAVFPDKNSEHLRRVENSTSRANTFLGVKVTSGLLGSHASAITAYALSLTEAPEALRSVAHNNLMAMAQDIGDMLYWGSVTTSPSNVLSPTLAPRSPADPIPQVPAMSIETTAYGLLHLLLWEGKSELADQAASWLSRQGSFQGGFRSTQDTVMALDALSAYWIVSHTTEEKGLNVTLSSLGRSGLKSHVLQLTNHQVHRLEEMLQFSLGSKINVEVGRNSKGTLKVLRSYNVMDXCQDLQIKVMVVGHVEYTSECXRSHVSHFETEGPHVLLYFDSVSKEGDRGAPSWRCVS, from the exons ATGAGGCTCCTCTGGGGTCTGATCTGGGCGTCTGGCTTCTTCGCCTTGTCTCTGCAGAAGCCCAG GTTGCTCCTGTTTTCTCCTTCTGTGGTTCGCGTAGGGGTCCCCCTGTCTGTGGCCGTGAAACTCCAGGATGCTCCTTCAGGACAGGTGGTGAGAGGATCCGTGTTCCTGAGGAACCCATCCCACGTTAATGAGCTCTGCTCCCCGAAGGTGGATTTCAGCCTCAGCTCAGACAGAGACTTCATACTCCTCAACCTCCCG ATTCCGCAGGAACGGGCCAGGATCTGTCGCCTCCATCTCCTCCGTGGAGCCCCCGAGGTCCAGCTGATGGTGCAGTCATCATGGCTAAGGGACTCTCTGTCCAAACAGACAGACATGCAGGGTGTCAACCTGCTGTTCTCCTCTCGCCGGGGGCACCTCTTTCTGCAGACTGACCAGCCCGTTTATAACCCTGGCCAGCGGG TTCGCTACCGAGTCTTTGCTCTGGATCAGAAGATGCGCCCGGCCACTGACATCCTCACGGTCACGGTGGAG AACTCTCAAGGCTTCCGCGTGCAGAAAAGGGAAGTGGTTGCTCCCTCCTCCATCTTCCAGGACAACTTTTTGATCCCAGACATCTCAGC GCCAGCGACGTGAAAAATTTCAGCCCAATTCTCACACAGCCTGGATTCCAATAGCAGCACCCAGTTTGAGGTGAAGAAATACA ttcttcccaactttgAGGTGAAGATCATCCCTGAAAACCCCTACATCCTGACGACGCCTGGCTTTCTTAGTGACATCCAAGTGATCATCCAGGCCAG GTACATCTACGGGAAGCCAGTGCAGGGGGTGGCATATGTGCGCTTTGGGCTCCTGGGTGAGGACGGTGAAAAGACTTTCCTGCGGGGCCTGGAGAGTCAGACCAAG CTGGTGGATGGCCAGTGCCAAATTTCCCTCCAAAAGGCTGAGTTTCAGGGTGTGCTGGAGAAGCTTCATATTAGCATTAATGACCTCCCAGGGCTGCGCCTCTATGTTGCGGCAGCCGTTATTGAGTCTCCAG GAGGAAAGATGGAGGAGACAGAGCTCACATCCTCCCATTTCGTGTCACCTCCTTTCTCCTTGGATCTAAGCAAAACCAAGCAGCAGCTTATACCCGGGGTCCCCTTCCTGCTGCAG GCCCGGGTCCGTGACatgtcaggctccccagcctctggcatCCCCGTCAAAGTGTCTGCCAAGTTGTTTTCTGGATCTACTTCTAAAAACGAGGACTTTGAACGGAACACAGATGGGAGTGGCCaagtcattgtttccattggTGTTCCTCCAACCATCTCAGAAGTGCAGCTCTCG GTGTCTGCAGGCTCCCCACACCCTGCCATAGGCGGTCTCAGCGTGAAAGCCCCCCTGTCCAGAAGCTCTGGGTTTCTGTCCATTGAGTGGCAGAATCCTCGACCTCTTAAAGTTGGAGAGACTCTTAACCTAAACCTGCAGGCCGTGGGCATCAGTGGGAGCTTCTCAC TTTACTACATG ATCCTGTCCCGGGGCCAGATCGTGTCTGTCCATCGAGAGCCCAAGAGACACCTGACCTCCATCTCCGTGTTTGTGGACCATCACCTGGTGCCCTCCTTCCACCTCGTGGCCTTCTACTATCATGGGGGTGTCCCGGTGGCCAACTCCCTGCGAGTGGACGTCCAGGCTGGAACCTGTGAGGGGAAG CTGGAGCTGAACGTAGACAGTTCCAAGGCGTATCGTCCTGGGGACACTGTAAAACTCAACCTGCAAACAGAGTCTCGAGCCCTGGTGGCCCTGGGAGCTGTGGACACGGCACTGTATGCTGTGGGTGGCAAGTCCCACAAACCCCTCGACATGGTCAAG GTCTTCGAAGCTATGAACAGCTATGACCTTGGCTGTGGTCCTGGTGGTGGAGACAGTGCCCCTCAAGTGTTCAAGGCAGCCGGTCTGGCCTTTTCTGATGGAGACCATCGGACTGAAATCAGAAAGA GTCTGTTCCGTGAATTCCACATGCACCTCCGCCTGCCGCTCTCTGTCCGCCGCTTTGAGCAGCTCGAGCTGCGACCAGTCCTCTACAACTACCTGGATAGAGATCTGACC GTGAGCGTCCACGTGTCCCCAGTGGAGGGGCTGTGCCTGGCCGGGGGCGGAGGGCTCACCCAGCAGGTGCAGGTGCCCGCGGGCTCTGCCTGGCCCGTTGGCTTCTCTGTGGTGCCCATCGCAGCTGCTGCCGTGTCCCTGAAGGTGGTGGCTCGAGGATCCTTAGATTTCCCAGTGGGGGACGCAATATCTAAGATTCTACAGGTCGAG AGAGAAGGGGCCATTCACAGGGAGGAGCTGGTCTATGAACTCAACCCCCTGG ACCCCTGAAGCCGAACTTTGGAAATCCCTGGCAACTCTGATCCCAATATTATCCCTGAAGGAGATTTCAAGAGTGTCGTCAGAGTCACAG CCTCGGATCCACTGGAAGCTTTGGGCTCTGAGGGGGCCTTGTCACCAGGAGGCCTGGCCTCTCTCCTGAGGCTTCCCCAAGGCTGCGGGGAACAAACCATGACGCTGTTGGCTCCAACACTGGCTGCTTCCCGCTACCTGGACAAGACCGAGCAGTGGAGCATGCTGCCTCCTGAGACCAAGGACCGCGCTGTGGATCTCATCCAGAAAG GCTACACGCGGATCCAGGAGTTTCGAAAAGGAGATGGTTCCTATGGGGCTTGGTTACATCGGGATAGTAGCACCTG GCTCACGGCCTTTGTGCTGAAGATACAGAGCTTGGCCC ATCAGGTGGGCGGCTCTCCTGAAAAGCTGCAGGAAACAGCCATGTGGCTGCTGTCGCAGCAACGGGATGATGGCTCATTCCACGACGCCTGTCCTGTTATCCACAGGGAAATGCAG GGAGGCTTAGTGGGAAGCGATGAGACTGTGGCGCTCACAGCCTTCGTCGTCATCGCCCTTCACCATGGGCTGGCGGtcttcccagacaagaattcaGAGCATTTGAGGAGAGTG GAAAATTCCACCTCAAGAGCAAACACCTTCTTGGGGGTGAAAGTAACTTCTGGGCTCCTGGGCTCCCATGCCTCCGCCATCACGGCCTACGCCCTGTCACTGACCGAGGCCCCCGAGGCCCTGCGGAGTGTTGCCCACAACAACCTCATGGCCATGGCCCAGGACATTGGTG ATATGCTGTACTGGGGCTCAGTCACTACTTCTCCAAGCAACGTCCTGTCACCCACTCTGGCTCCTCGCAGCCCAGCAGACCCCATTCCCCAGGTTCCAGCCATGTCGATTGAAACCACGGCCTACGGCCTGTTACACCTGCTGCTATGGGAGGGCAAGTCTGAATTGGCTGACCAGGCTGCATCCTGGCTGAGCCGCCAGGGCAGCTTCCAAGGGGGATTCCGCAGCACCCAG GACACTGTTATGGCTCTGGATGCCCTGTCTGCATACTGGATCGTGTCCCACACCACCGAGGAGAAGGGGCTCAACGTGACCCTCAGCTCCTTGGGCCGCAGTGGGCTCAAGTCCCACGTGTTGCAGCTGACCAACCACCAAGTTCACAGGCTGGAGGAGATGCTGCAG TTTTCCCTGGGAAGCAAGATTAACGTGGAGGTGGGAAGAAACAGCAAAGGAACGTTGAAG GTTCTTCGCAGCTACAATGTCATGGA ATGCCAGGATCTTCAGATTAAAGTGATGGTCGTGGGCCACGTCGAGTACACAAGTGAGT TGAGGTCACATGTGAGCCACTTTGAGACCGAGGGCCCCCACGTCCTGCTGTACTTCGACTCGGTGAGCAAGGAGGGTGACAGAGGGGCGCCGAGCTGGCGCTGCGTTTCCTGA